In the genome of Natronomonas salina, the window CTGGCTCCGCGAGACGGACGTCCGTCCCTCCACAACGACGAAGCCGGACCCCGCCGAGACGACCGACGCGGACGTCGCCCGGGAGACTGCCGAAGCCGCCCCGACGTTCGAGGGGTTCGACTTCGCTCAGTGGATGGCCGACGCGGACGTCGGCCCCAGAAAGCCGCCGGAGGAACCGCGGGTCGTCGGCGCGACGCCGACGGCCGACCGCGCAGGGGTCTCCGGCCTGCTGGCCGCGCTCCCCTTCGCCGGCAGCGCCCCGGAGGACACCTACGAGGGCGGCTTCGACTTCGCCGAGTGGCTCGGCGAGGGCGACGCCGATCTCTACGAACCCGTCGACGTGGAACCGACGGCGACCACCGCCGCGACGCCGACGCCGGAGGCCTCGGCGACGGCGACCGCAGCGGCCGGCGGCAGCGGCGGCTTCGGCGAGACGCCGGAGTTCCCCGGCCCGCCCGGCGGCGGCATCTCCGACACCCCGCCGGTGAAACTCGCCGCGCTGGCGCTGTTCACCGCCGCCCTGGTGGCGGTCGCGCTGACGGCGGCCGGCGCCATCGCGCCGCTCGGTCCCGCCGACGGCTTCGGATCAGCGGGCGGCGGCGACGGCGGCGGCGCACAGGAACAGCCCGTCGGGACGAACAACTCGACGGCGACGGATACGGACGATCAGACGCCGCAGGACACGCCGACCTCGACGCCGACCGACTCGGGATCCGCGACGCCTGAACCGACGGCGACACCGACGGCGACGCCGACGCCGGAACCGACGCCGTCGGAGACGGCCACGCCGACGGAGTCGTCCACCGAGACACCGACGGAGACGGAGACCGCCACGCCGACCCCGACGGAGAACGGCAGCGACGACGGCAGCGGCGGGCTCCTGGACCCGATCTTCGGCGGCAGCAGTTCCAGCAGCAGCGACGACAGCCTCATCGACCTCTAGTCGGCGACGGCCCGTTCCCATCCTTCTCCCGGCCCCCTGCTCCGCCAGTTCCGTCAGTGATCCGGCGACCGCGCCGTCACTCCAGTCCGAGGTCGACGCTGAAGCTGTTACCCGGCCGTGGGACGCCTTTGACGGTGACCGTCTCGCCGGTCATGAACGCCGCGGCGTCACTGGCGAGGAACTGCACGACGTCGGCGATGTCCTCCGTGTGGCCGATACGTCGGTCGACCGTCTCGCGGGGCGGCATATCCTCGCTGTCGATGCCGAGGGTCTCGGCGACGCCGGGCGTCTGGATGAGCCCCGGGGCGACGCAGTTGACGCGGACGCCGTACTTCGACCACTCGGTCGCCAGCGTCTCGGTCAGCCGGATGATGGCGGCCTTCGAGGCGCTGTAGTGGCTCTCGTTCGGCGCGGCGTGCTGGCCGTTCACGCTGGACATGTTGACGATGCAGCCGCCGTCGTCCTCGCGCATGTACTCGCCGGCGGCCTGCGTGCAGTGGAAGGTGCCGTGGAGGTTGAGGTCGACGATGGACTTCCAGCCGTTCTCGGAGATGTCCTCGAAGGGGGCGACGAACTCGCCGCCGGCGTTGTTCACGAGGAGGTCGACGCCGCCGAACTCCTCGACGGTCGCCTCGACGAAGGCCTCGACCTCGTCGGGTTCGCGGACGTTGCACTCGACGGCCAGTGCGGTGCCGCCGTCCTCGCGGATGCCCTCTGCGACCGGGTCGACGCGGTCCTGCGACCGCGAGCAGATGGCGACGTTCGCGCCGTCGGCGGCGAGCCGCTCGGCGATGGTTCGACCGATGCCCTGGGAGGCGCCGGTGACGATGGCGTTGCGACCGTCGACGCTGAACTGGTCGGTTGGCATGTGTCGGCACGTCACCGTCGCGAACCAAGGGTCTACCGAAGCCGGTAGACCTGGCCCGCCGCTCCGCGACCCCGGGTGGCGCTGCGCTCCGAACGACGGTATCGACGACACGGCTCCCGTCGCGACCGAAAACACGTTGGTGGCGCTCCGCGACGGGAAGGTATGCCCGGTGTCGACGCGGACTCGGATCCGAGAGAGATCGCCACGTTCGTCCTCCCCGCCGGAGTCGGGATCGGACTCGGCGTGTTCGTCGGCCTGCTCGTCGAGTCGCTGCTCGTCGCCGTCGTCCTCGGCGTCCTCGGCGCGACGGCCGGCCACGCGGTCGGGTACCTGCTGCTACGCGAGTAGCGGGACCGCAGTGCGGTCGCAGTATGAAGAGTCAAATCCGCTCGCCCGCCTACGCCGACCAAATGAGTAGCCGACGCTCGAGACCGGATATCCGAGGCGGGAGCGCGGCGGCCGACCCGCGAGAGCACGTCGTCGAGTGGCTGCTGCTTGACGGCTGGCGCTCGATGGTCGCTGGCGCGATCGTCGCGATTCCACTTCTGTCGCGCTCAATACAATGACCTGCAGATAGTCGATGTGGTAAGCAGTCGAGAACATTGCATCCGCGCGACCGAAGGGAGCGCGGTTCGCGGCGACGAGGCGCGAAGCGCCGAGTCGCCGTAGCGCGCGCGGACTGGAGCGAGCGCAGCGAGCGAAAGGAGTACGCGCGCATATTTTCCCCAAGTTTTTGCCGCGGAGGCGTGTCCGCCTCTGGCGGACCGCCGGAGCGTGCAAAAAGTGGGTGCCGAAAAGTGGGGTTCCTAGAGGAAGTCCTCGATGTGGTCGACGACCTCGTCGGGGGTGTCGCCGACCGGGACGCCCGCGTCGTTGAGCGCGTCGATCTTCGACTGGGCGGTGCCGGTGCCGCCGCCGCCGGAGACGATGGCGCCGGCGTGGCCCATCCGCTTGCCCGGCGGCGCGGTACGGCCGGCGATGAAGCCCGCGACGGGGGTGTCCATGTACTCGCCGATGAACCGGGCGGCCTCCTCCTCGTCCTCGCCGCCGATCTCGCCGCACATCGCGACCGCCTTCGTCTCGGGGTCGTTCTCGAACATCTCGAGGGCGTCGACGAAGTCGGTGCCGATGATCGGGTCGCCGCCGATGCCGACGGCGGTGGTCTGGCCGATGCCGCGCTGGGTGAGGTTGTCGACGACCTGGTAGGTCAGGGTGCCAGAGCGGGAGACCAGGCCGACCTCGCCGTCGGAGAAGATGTTGCCCGGTAGGATGCCGAGCTTGGCCTCGCCGGGCGTGATGACGCCGGGGCAGTTCGGACCGACCAGCGTGGTGTCGGTCTCGCCGAGCTTCTTGTAGACCTTGGCCATGTCCTGCTGGGGGATGCCCTCGGTGATGGCGACGACGAGGTCCAGCGGCGCGTCGAGGGCCTCCAGCAGCGCGTCGGCGGCGAAGGCCGGCGGGACGAAGACGACCGACGTGTCGGCGTCCTCCTCGCGGGCGGCCCCGGAGACGGTGTCGTACACCGGGATGCCGTCGACCTCCTGGCCGCCCTTGCCGGGGACGGCGCCGGCGACGACGTTGGTTCCGTACTCCACCATCTGGCGGGTGTGGAACTTGCCCTCCCCGCCGGTGATGCCCTGTACCAGGACGCGGCTGTCGTTGTCGACTAGGATGCTCATTGTTGTTCCTCCTCGGCGTACTGGACCGCACGCTGGACGGCGTCCTCCAGCGTCTTCTCGACGGTCACGAGGTCGGTGTTCAGGATCTCCATGCCCTCCTCTGCGTTCGTGCCGGCGAGCCGGACGACGACGGGCTTGGGGATCTCGTCGAACTGCTCGAGGGCCTCGTTGATACCCTTCGCGACCTCGTCGCCGCGGGTGATGCCCCCGAAGATGTTGAAGACGACGCTGTCGACGTTCTCGTCGGAGAAGACCATGTCGAGGGCGTTCGTCACGCGCTCGGCCTTCGCGCCGCCGCCGATGTCGAGGAAGTTGGCGGGCGCGCCGCCGTAGTGGTCGACGAGGTCCAGCGTCGTCATCACGAGCCCGGCGCCGTTGCCGATGATGCCCGTGTTGCCGGAGAGGCGGACGTAGTCGAAGCCGTACTCGTTGGCCTTGGCCTCGAGGTCGTCCTCTGCGGCCTCCTCCTCCATCTTCGCGAGGTCGGGCTGGCGGAACAGCGCGTCCTCGTCGATGTTCATGACGGCGTCGGCCGCGACGACCTCGTCGTCCGAGGTGATCATCAGCGGGTTGACCTCGATCTCCGTGGCGTCCTTGTCGTCCCACAGCTGGAAGAGCGTCCGGAGGATGGAGGCGACGTCGCCGGCGACCTCGCGGTCGACGCCGGCCTCGTAGACGGCCTTCCGCGCCTCGTAGGACTGCATCCCGAAGACGGGGTCGACGTGCTCGCGCGTGATGGCCTCGGGGTCCTCGGCGGCGACCTCCTCGATGTTCACGCCGCCGCGGGTCGAGACCATCGCCACGGGCTCGCCCTCGTTGCGGTCCATCGTCACGCCGACGTACAGCTCGTTGACGAAGTCGACGGCGGCCTCGACGAGCACGCGGTCGACGTGGAGCCCCTTGAGGTCCATCCCGATGATCTTCTCGGCCGCCTCGCGGGCCTCGTCGGCGTCCTCGACGAGCTCGATGCCGCCGGCCTTCCCGCGGCCGCCGACCTGTACCTGCGCCTTGATCGCGACGGGGTAGCCGATCTCGTCAGCTGCCGCGACCGCCTCGTCGACGGTCGAGGCCAGCTGGGAGTCCGGGACCGGCACCCCGGCGTCGGCGAAGACACCCTTCGCTTGGTATTCGTGTAGCTTCATCTCTGGCTCGTACGGTAATTCACGCAATCGGGAGTTAGTAGTTCCGGAAGCGGTACCCGCCCAGCCCGAAATCCGGACGTCTGTCAGCGATACTGGCGGTTCCTCTCCCGAGCGTTGGGTCTCCCCGTCGACGGCCGCCGGTCCCGACCAGAACCCGCGAGGTCTGTCACCGTGCGTCGAACTCGACGCCGCTCAGGCGGCTCGCCCGTCGTCGGCGCCCTCGATGGCGACGAGCTCCTCGACCGGCGGAATGTCGCCGTCGGCGTCGGT includes:
- the sucC gene encoding ADP-forming succinate--CoA ligase subunit beta, yielding MKLHEYQAKGVFADAGVPVPDSQLASTVDEAVAAADEIGYPVAIKAQVQVGGRGKAGGIELVEDADEAREAAEKIIGMDLKGLHVDRVLVEAAVDFVNELYVGVTMDRNEGEPVAMVSTRGGVNIEEVAAEDPEAITREHVDPVFGMQSYEARKAVYEAGVDREVAGDVASILRTLFQLWDDKDATEIEVNPLMITSDDEVVAADAVMNIDEDALFRQPDLAKMEEEAAEDDLEAKANEYGFDYVRLSGNTGIIGNGAGLVMTTLDLVDHYGGAPANFLDIGGGAKAERVTNALDMVFSDENVDSVVFNIFGGITRGDEVAKGINEALEQFDEIPKPVVVRLAGTNAEEGMEILNTDLVTVEKTLEDAVQRAVQYAEEEQQ
- the sucD gene encoding succinate--CoA ligase subunit alpha: MSILVDNDSRVLVQGITGGEGKFHTRQMVEYGTNVVAGAVPGKGGQEVDGIPVYDTVSGAAREEDADTSVVFVPPAFAADALLEALDAPLDLVVAITEGIPQQDMAKVYKKLGETDTTLVGPNCPGVITPGEAKLGILPGNIFSDGEVGLVSRSGTLTYQVVDNLTQRGIGQTTAVGIGGDPIIGTDFVDALEMFENDPETKAVAMCGEIGGEDEEEAARFIGEYMDTPVAGFIAGRTAPPGKRMGHAGAIVSGGGGTGTAQSKIDALNDAGVPVGDTPDEVVDHIEDFL
- a CDS encoding SDR family NAD(P)-dependent oxidoreductase; this translates as MPTDQFSVDGRNAIVTGASQGIGRTIAERLAADGANVAICSRSQDRVDPVAEGIREDGGTALAVECNVREPDEVEAFVEATVEEFGGVDLLVNNAGGEFVAPFEDISENGWKSIVDLNLHGTFHCTQAAGEYMREDDGGCIVNMSSVNGQHAAPNESHYSASKAAIIRLTETLATEWSKYGVRVNCVAPGLIQTPGVAETLGIDSEDMPPRETVDRRIGHTEDIADVVQFLASDAAAFMTGETVTVKGVPRPGNSFSVDLGLE